TACGGCGCGCCGAAGAGAATACTTCCGTAAAAGGACAGACCGGTCGTGAGCTAAGTTTGATTTCACGCGAGATGAGCCGAAGGAAGAAAGGATGATAGGGGCAGGGTGAATGGTTAATCGTTATCCGTTGATGGTTATTGTAAATTAGTATTCATCTTTTTCGTTTATTCATTTCCACAGTGTAAATTGTAATATCGGCAAATCTGATCATCCCATTTTAACTCCTTGTCTTTTTCCTTTAATTTTTGAACGAGTTCTGGGCAATCAGATAGAAAACGCATAATTTTCTTCTTAATGCCGAATTGGTCTAAAAACAACATTTCGTTATCGGGCTTTATCATTATGTTTTTTACATCTGCTTGTATGGAAGGCAGCATTAACCTAATACCATAATAAGTAACAAGTTTCAGTGGACCGTCCACTTTTAGTTCTGCAAAAAACCGAAGTCCGCTAAGGTTTGGTGGGCTTGGCAATTTGGGTGTATTCAATATCGAGATAAAATGGTATGGCTTCTCGTTTAGGTAAAAGTAAACCTCCCTTGCATGTTTTGGAGATAATTTACAAACTTTATGCAGCGAATCGTAATATTTCATTTGCCAGGTAAGATCATAAAACACGATTTTAGACATTACCTTGAAATCAACGTAAACTGTATCATTGTCAAAACTTACAAAATACTCTTCTTTTTGACCAAAAGTGGTGTTGGTCATTAGGATTACAAGGGAAATGTAAGCAACAAATTTCTTCATGCTTTTTTTTAACAAAGATAGAAAAGTTCTTATTAGGTTCCTAAAGGCATTTCTTTATCTCTCATATTCCAAAATTATGATTCTCACCATTGGTTCATTCATCTTCATCCAATCTTACTGGTATTCTTTATCTACTTTTGTGGCCAATTATAGATGTTTAAAAAAAGAAAGATCATGGATTATAACTTTCAGGAAATAGAGAAGAAGTGGCAGAAATACTGGAGTGAAAACAAAATTTACAAAGCTTCCAACGAGAGCAGCAAGCCCAAGTTTTACATTCTCGATATGTTTCCATACCCGTCGGGTGCCGGTTTGCACGTGGGGCATCCACTCGGATATATTGCCAGCGACATCTACGCCCGCTACAAGATGGCCGGCGGCTTTAATGTGCTGCATCCGATGGGATACGATGCCTACGGCCTGCCTGCCGAGCAATACGCCATCCAAACAGGAACGCATCCGGAAGTTACCACCCTGAAAAATATAGAACGCTACCGTGAACAGCTCGACAAGATTGGCTTTGCCTACGACTGGGATCGCGAAGTGAAGACCTGCGACCCTAAATATTACAAATGGACGCAGTGGACTTTTATCAAGCTTTTCCATCATTATTATGATAATGGTGCCGGCAAAGCGCAGCCGATCGATCATCTTGTAGCGCATTTCCATAAGCATGGTTCGGTAGGAATTGATACGCGCTATGATGCACACGAATCTTTCAGCGCCGGGCAATGGCAGGCCATGGACGAGCGGCAACAGCAGGAGATGCTGATGCACTATCGTCTGGCTTTCCTTTCGGATACGATGGTAAACTGGTGCCCGGAGCTGGGAACGGTGCTTGCCAACGATGAGGTGAGCGATGGTTTTTCGGTGCGTGGCGGACATCCGGTAGAGCGCCGGCTGATGCGCCAGTGGTCGCTGCGTATTACAGCTTATGCCGACAGGTTGCTGGAAGGTTTGGAACGAATAGATTGGTCTGAATCGATAAAAAAGCAACAGCGCGAATGGATTGGCCGCAGCCAGGGAGCTTCTGTACTTTTTGAAGTAGAGGACCATCCCGAAAAGATTGAGGTTTTCACCACCCGTCCCGACACGCTTTATGGCGCCACTTTTATGGTGCTGGCGCCCGAGCATCCCTTAGTGCTCAATATCACCAAGCCACAACACCGCGGCCCTGTGCGTGAATATATCGAATCAACAAAAAAGCGCTCGGAACGCGACCGCATGACGGAGGTAAAAAAGATTACCGGAGCTTTTACCGGAGCTTATGCCATCAATCCGCTCAATGGCGACCGAATGAAGATTTACATAGCCGACTATGTGCTGGCAGGTTACGGAACAGGAGCCATCATGGCGGTGCCTGCCCACGACAGCCGCGACTTTGCCTTTGCCAAACATTTCTTGTTGCCCATTATTCAGGTGGTAAAACAACCCGACGAAATACTCACTAACCCACAGGAATGGGACGATTCTTACGATGCCAAAGAAGGTATCATGATCAACTCGGGAATAATTACCGGGCTGCAAGTTGGCGAAGCCATTAATAAAATCATCGATTATCTCGAAGAAAATAAGATCGGAACGCGCCGCATCAATTACCGTTTGCGCGATGCTATCTTCAGCCGCCAACGATACTGGGGCGAGCCTTTCCCGATTTATTACAAAAATGGAATTCCCTACACTTTATCAGAAGATGAGCTGCCGCTGAAGTTGCCCTCTGTCGATAAGTTTCTACCTACCGAAAGCGGTGAGCCACCTCTGGCACGTGCCGAAAACTGGAAAACAAAGGATGGGTATCCGCTCGAAACCAACACCATGCCCGGCTTTGCCGGAAGCAGTGGCTACTATCTCCGCTACATGGATCCGCGCAACGACGAGGAGTATTTTTCTAAAGAAGCCAACGCCTACTGGCGCAACGTGGATATTTATTTTGGTGGCGACGAGCACGCCACCGGCCACCTTATCTATTCCCGTTTTTGGAATAAATTCCTCTACGATCTGGGTATGACCGTGGAGGATGAACCATTCCAAAAAATGATCAACCAGGGAAAGATTCAGGGACGCACCAGCTTTGTTTATCGCATTGTTGGAAAAAACACCTTTGTTTCGCTGGGGATAAAAGATCAGTATGATGTAACTCCGCTGCGCGTGGATATCAACTTAGTGCATACCATCGCCCCTGACACTTATGAACTCGAAATAGAAAGTTTTAAAAAATGGCGTTCCGAAAATGCCAGTGCTGAATTTATCCTTGAAGACGGAAAATACCTTTGCGGA
This region of Bacteroidales bacterium genomic DNA includes:
- the leuS gene encoding leucine--tRNA ligase, which translates into the protein MDYNFQEIEKKWQKYWSENKIYKASNESSKPKFYILDMFPYPSGAGLHVGHPLGYIASDIYARYKMAGGFNVLHPMGYDAYGLPAEQYAIQTGTHPEVTTLKNIERYREQLDKIGFAYDWDREVKTCDPKYYKWTQWTFIKLFHHYYDNGAGKAQPIDHLVAHFHKHGSVGIDTRYDAHESFSAGQWQAMDERQQQEMLMHYRLAFLSDTMVNWCPELGTVLANDEVSDGFSVRGGHPVERRLMRQWSLRITAYADRLLEGLERIDWSESIKKQQREWIGRSQGASVLFEVEDHPEKIEVFTTRPDTLYGATFMVLAPEHPLVLNITKPQHRGPVREYIESTKKRSERDRMTEVKKITGAFTGAYAINPLNGDRMKIYIADYVLAGYGTGAIMAVPAHDSRDFAFAKHFLLPIIQVVKQPDEILTNPQEWDDSYDAKEGIMINSGIITGLQVGEAINKIIDYLEENKIGTRRINYRLRDAIFSRQRYWGEPFPIYYKNGIPYTLSEDELPLKLPSVDKFLPTESGEPPLARAENWKTKDGYPLETNTMPGFAGSSGYYLRYMDPRNDEEYFSKEANAYWRNVDIYFGGDEHATGHLIYSRFWNKFLYDLGMTVEDEPFQKMINQGKIQGRTSFVYRIVGKNTFVSLGIKDQYDVTPLRVDINLVHTIAPDTYELEIESFKKWRSENASAEFILEDGKYLCGSEVEKMSKSYHNCQNPDDLIEKYGADTFRLYEMFLGPLECDKPWDVQGIEGVFRFIRKLWRLFHDEKNNFSVSEEKPEAAELKSIHTAIKRLHDDILRFSFNTGVSAFMICVNELTELKCNKRIVLEDLVKLVAPYAPHIAEELWNQLGHTASVVHAPFPQFDEAMLHEDTFEYPVSINGKLRFKLRLPVDISKDEAGELALKDEVAKKWVEGKQVRKIIVVPRKIINIVVSP